In the Tautonia plasticadhaerens genome, one interval contains:
- a CDS encoding AtuA-related protein yields MRPNDTSTVQLGRIARARSGDKGTGANVGVFVPSDDLYALVREQLTADRVADFFRPLGVAGVTRYELPNLRALNFVLKGVLGRITRVDAQGKALGQAILEVPIELPARLLPSNDPRGS; encoded by the coding sequence ATGCGACCGAATGACACCTCGACCGTGCAGCTCGGCCGGATCGCCCGCGCCCGCAGCGGAGACAAGGGGACGGGGGCCAACGTGGGCGTGTTCGTCCCATCCGATGACCTCTACGCGCTGGTGCGCGAGCAACTGACCGCCGATCGCGTGGCCGACTTCTTCCGGCCACTGGGGGTCGCTGGCGTCACGCGATACGAGCTGCCGAACCTCCGGGCGTTGAACTTTGTGCTCAAGGGGGTGCTCGGCCGGATCACGCGGGTCGATGCCCAGGGGAAGGCCCTCGGGCAAGCGATCCTGGAGGTGCCGATCGAGTTGCCCGCGAGGCTCCTTCCGTCGAATGACCCGAGGGGATCATGA
- a CDS encoding acyclic terpene utilization AtuA family protein, whose product MTRPARIGNAQGFWGDRGDAAAELLAREPGLDALTLDYLAEVSLSILALQRDRDPALGYARDVVEVVRSLAPYWRDGGACRLITNAGGLNPEGCARACAEELRQAGAPPMTVGVVDGDDVLATVRDLAGLGEAADPLRNLDTGEPIATVLDRLVTANAYLGAAPIVEALNRGAQIVITGRVADPSLTVAPVVRHFGWDLNDLDRVAGATVAGHLIECGTQVTGGIATDWLDIPDPAHIGFPIVEVDADGSCVVTKPPGTGGRVDARTVTEQLLYEIGDPDNYLSPDATVSFLGLSVEDLGSDRVRVRGAQGRPAPPSYKVSATYRDGYRAQGMLTIYGRHAAAKASRCGEIVLWRVREAGYPLREVTVERLGAGDAVPGVPSSVDRDALMEVVLRVAVADPSREAVERFSKELMPLITSGPQGITGYSEGRPRVHPVFRYWPSLVDCDRVRPRVTLVEATADATE is encoded by the coding sequence ATGACCCGGCCGGCGAGGATAGGCAACGCTCAGGGCTTCTGGGGCGACCGCGGCGACGCCGCGGCCGAGCTGCTCGCCCGAGAGCCGGGGCTGGACGCCCTGACGCTCGACTACCTGGCCGAGGTCTCGCTCTCGATCCTCGCCCTCCAGCGCGACCGCGACCCGGCCCTCGGCTACGCCCGGGACGTGGTCGAGGTCGTCCGCTCGCTCGCCCCCTACTGGAGGGACGGCGGCGCGTGCCGACTGATCACCAACGCCGGCGGCCTCAATCCCGAAGGATGTGCCCGCGCCTGTGCTGAGGAACTGCGGCAGGCCGGCGCCCCGCCGATGACGGTCGGCGTGGTCGACGGCGACGACGTGCTCGCGACCGTCCGGGATCTAGCCGGGCTGGGCGAGGCGGCCGATCCCTTGCGGAACCTGGACACGGGCGAGCCGATCGCGACGGTCCTCGACCGCCTCGTGACCGCGAACGCCTACCTCGGCGCCGCGCCGATCGTCGAGGCCCTGAATCGGGGGGCCCAAATCGTCATCACGGGCCGGGTCGCCGACCCGAGCCTGACCGTCGCGCCGGTCGTCCGCCACTTCGGCTGGGACCTGAACGATCTCGACCGCGTCGCCGGCGCGACGGTGGCGGGCCACCTGATCGAGTGCGGCACGCAGGTCACCGGCGGCATCGCGACCGACTGGCTCGACATCCCCGACCCGGCCCACATCGGCTTCCCGATCGTCGAGGTGGATGCCGATGGGTCGTGCGTCGTCACCAAGCCGCCCGGGACCGGCGGGCGGGTCGACGCACGGACCGTGACGGAGCAACTCCTGTACGAGATCGGCGATCCGGACAACTACCTGAGCCCCGACGCAACCGTCTCGTTCCTCGGTTTGTCTGTCGAAGACCTCGGCTCCGATCGCGTCCGCGTCCGTGGCGCCCAGGGCCGGCCGGCCCCGCCCTCCTACAAGGTGAGCGCAACCTACCGCGACGGCTACCGGGCCCAGGGGATGCTGACGATCTATGGCCGGCATGCCGCCGCGAAGGCGAGCCGATGCGGCGAGATCGTCCTGTGGCGCGTCCGCGAGGCGGGCTACCCGCTGCGCGAGGTGACGGTCGAGCGCCTCGGCGCCGGCGATGCGGTGCCGGGCGTGCCGTCGTCGGTCGATCGGGACGCGCTGATGGAGGTCGTCCTCCGCGTCGCCGTGGCCGACCCGTCCCGGGAGGCCGTCGAGCGGTTCTCGAAGGAGCTGATGCCCCTGATCACGAGCGGGCCGCAGGGCATCACCGGCTATTCGGAGGGCCGCCCGAGGGTTCACCCTGTCTTCCGCTACTGGCCGTCCCTGGTCGATTGCGATCGGGTCCGTCCCCGCGTCACCCTGGTGGAGGCGACGGCCGATGCGACCGAATGA
- a CDS encoding acyl-CoA carboxylase subunit beta: MTNLKERTRALEAEADQIRQGGGPDGVARQRRLGRMTARERLAALFDDGIFFELGLWAAHRMYAEWGVIPAAGVVVGIGRVAGRACLAVANDATVKAGAMFPMSVKKVLRAQRVAERFRLPLVYLVDSAGVFLPMQDEIFPDEDDFGRIFRNNAVLSALGIPQVAAVMGSCVAGGAYLTVLCDTVLMTEGSQLYLAAPALVKAAIGQEVDPEELGGAAMHAGVSGTVDFKEPDDPSCLARIRSLLALRPEARRGGPADGAEDVGPARDPESLYDLVPDDPRGGYDARDLLACVIDRDSGQEYKADYGPTLVTMYARIGGRPVGIVANQRRRCTSGRGEVQIGGVLYPDSVEKAARFVMDCNQDGLPIVFFQDVQGFMVGKEAERSGIIRAGAKLVNVVSNSVVPKLTVIVGGSFGAGNYALCGKAYDPWLILAWPNAQYAVMGPHQAAETLLSLRLRVAEREGRPLAEDEVGRLREAIRSQYQEQSDIRFGAARGWVDAIIAPHETRRWLAEALRLIPDDRESPPFRTGVLQV; the protein is encoded by the coding sequence GTGACAAATCTCAAGGAACGAACCCGAGCCCTAGAGGCGGAAGCGGACCAGATCCGGCAGGGAGGCGGCCCCGACGGGGTCGCGCGTCAGCGGCGGCTCGGCCGGATGACGGCCCGGGAGCGCCTGGCGGCCCTGTTCGACGACGGCATCTTCTTCGAGCTGGGCCTCTGGGCCGCTCATCGGATGTATGCCGAGTGGGGAGTAATCCCCGCCGCCGGCGTGGTGGTAGGCATCGGCCGGGTGGCCGGGCGGGCGTGCCTGGCGGTGGCCAACGACGCCACCGTGAAGGCCGGAGCGATGTTCCCGATGTCGGTGAAGAAGGTGCTGCGGGCCCAGCGCGTCGCCGAGCGGTTCCGCCTGCCGCTGGTCTACCTCGTCGACTCGGCCGGCGTTTTCCTGCCGATGCAGGACGAGATCTTCCCGGACGAAGACGACTTCGGGCGGATCTTCCGCAACAACGCCGTGCTCTCGGCGCTCGGCATCCCGCAAGTGGCGGCGGTCATGGGGAGCTGCGTCGCCGGGGGGGCTTATCTTACGGTGCTCTGCGACACGGTGCTGATGACCGAGGGGAGCCAGCTCTACCTGGCCGCGCCGGCGCTGGTGAAGGCAGCCATCGGCCAGGAGGTCGACCCGGAGGAGCTGGGTGGCGCCGCCATGCACGCGGGAGTCAGCGGCACGGTCGATTTCAAGGAGCCCGACGACCCGAGCTGCCTGGCCCGGATCCGGTCGCTCCTCGCCCTCCGGCCGGAGGCCCGTCGCGGCGGCCCGGCCGACGGGGCGGAAGATGTCGGCCCGGCGCGGGATCCTGAATCGCTGTACGACCTCGTCCCCGACGACCCCAGGGGGGGCTACGACGCGCGCGATCTGCTGGCCTGTGTCATCGACCGCGACTCGGGCCAAGAGTACAAGGCGGACTACGGCCCGACGCTCGTGACGATGTACGCCCGGATCGGCGGCCGACCGGTCGGGATCGTCGCCAACCAGCGCCGGCGCTGCACGTCGGGCCGCGGCGAGGTGCAGATCGGCGGCGTCCTGTACCCCGACAGCGTGGAGAAGGCGGCGCGGTTCGTGATGGACTGCAACCAGGACGGCCTGCCGATCGTCTTCTTCCAGGACGTCCAGGGCTTCATGGTCGGCAAGGAGGCCGAGCGGTCGGGGATCATCCGGGCCGGGGCGAAGCTGGTGAACGTGGTGAGCAACTCGGTGGTCCCCAAGCTGACGGTGATCGTGGGCGGGTCGTTCGGCGCCGGCAACTATGCGCTCTGCGGCAAGGCGTATGACCCCTGGCTGATCCTGGCCTGGCCGAACGCCCAGTACGCCGTGATGGGCCCGCACCAGGCCGCCGAGACGCTGCTCAGCCTCCGCCTCCGCGTCGCCGAGCGCGAGGGCCGGCCGCTGGCCGAGGACGAGGTCGGTCGGCTCCGCGAGGCGATCCGGTCGCAGTACCAGGAGCAGAGCGACATCCGCTTCGGGGCGGCCCGCGGGTGGGTCGACGCGATCATCGCCCCGCACGAGACGCGGCGATGGCTCGCCGAGGCCCTCCGGCTGATTCCCGACGATCGCGAGTCGCCCCCCTTCCGCACGGGGGTCCTCCAGGTGTAG
- a CDS encoding tetratricopeptide repeat protein: MNERGRREPSIVPPWCAAGSDPAPAATRTQGGGPTPRPARHRIGERATRLGFRAVALCLISFNLWWFARDARPLPGPGVIGRMMARGDHRRAEGTLLAHLRRSPRDGRARMLLARSMAARGDLPGAAGQLHRVPDWWPTKREALFLEGESYLRVDRARDAEAAWRACIAADPLHPTPMAYHRAAAERLVELYATQGRWDEANAVLWGLYEAVGPADRPNVLIMRLRVEVERISAETRVARLRRFVAADPDDWESRLGLARADWELGRRGEATRGTLACIEARPDDLRPRCDLLEIHRDRGDRAGLVAALAELPGGAVGDGRIWSHRGLALLASGEVGAAADAFRRAVALRPSDEQLLYRLALAERRAGRREEADLLMARRRAVLDARDGFHDALQAYSRVVPPGSGVPQDDAGETERLASLCDALGLGREARALRSFATEAMPPPGP, translated from the coding sequence ATGAACGAGCGCGGACGTCGAGAGCCGTCGATCGTTCCCCCCTGGTGTGCCGCCGGCTCCGACCCGGCGCCGGCGGCTACCCGGACGCAAGGGGGAGGCCCTACGCCCCGGCCGGCACGCCATCGGATCGGGGAGCGGGCCACCCGCCTGGGGTTTCGCGCCGTCGCCCTCTGCCTGATCAGCTTCAATCTCTGGTGGTTTGCCCGGGACGCCCGGCCGTTGCCCGGCCCGGGCGTCATCGGTCGCATGATGGCGAGGGGGGACCATCGGCGGGCCGAGGGCACGCTCCTGGCGCATCTCCGACGATCCCCCCGGGACGGCCGGGCCCGGATGCTGCTGGCGAGGTCGATGGCGGCCCGGGGGGACTTGCCCGGCGCGGCCGGGCAACTACACCGCGTCCCCGATTGGTGGCCGACGAAGCGTGAGGCGTTGTTCCTCGAGGGCGAGTCGTACCTGAGGGTCGACCGCGCCCGGGACGCCGAGGCCGCCTGGAGGGCCTGCATCGCGGCCGACCCGCTCCACCCGACGCCGATGGCCTACCATCGGGCGGCGGCCGAGCGGCTGGTCGAGCTCTACGCCACGCAGGGGCGCTGGGACGAGGCCAACGCGGTGCTCTGGGGGCTGTACGAGGCGGTCGGGCCGGCCGACCGCCCGAATGTCCTGATCATGAGGCTGCGGGTCGAGGTCGAGCGCATCTCGGCCGAGACTCGGGTCGCTCGCCTGCGACGGTTTGTCGCGGCCGACCCGGACGACTGGGAATCGCGCCTCGGGCTGGCCCGTGCGGACTGGGAGCTGGGCCGCCGGGGCGAGGCGACCCGGGGGACGCTGGCCTGCATCGAGGCGCGGCCGGACGACCTCCGGCCCCGGTGCGACCTCCTGGAGATCCACCGCGACCGAGGCGATCGGGCGGGCCTGGTCGCGGCCCTCGCCGAGCTGCCGGGCGGGGCCGTCGGGGACGGCCGGATCTGGTCCCATCGCGGCCTGGCCCTCCTGGCCTCGGGCGAGGTCGGGGCGGCCGCCGACGCGTTCCGGCGCGCCGTCGCGCTGCGCCCCTCCGACGAGCAGCTCCTCTACCGGCTCGCGCTGGCGGAGCGGCGGGCGGGTCGGCGTGAGGAGGCCGATCTCCTGATGGCCCGGAGGAGGGCCGTGCTCGACGCCCGAGACGGCTTCCACGACGCACTCCAGGCCTACAGCCGGGTCGTACCGCCGGGCAGCGGCGTCCCGCAGGATGACGCGGGCGAGACCGAGAGGCTGGCGTCGCTCTGCGACGCCCTCGGTCTGGGGCGGGAGGCCCGGGCCCTGCGCTCCTTCGCCACGGAGGCGATGCCGCCCCCCGGCCCGTGA
- a CDS encoding tetratricopeptide repeat protein, with protein MNTAPTDVEARQPGRAAAGPPGSPGGWWASTAAGRIALLSALLAVTAWNVTRSAALGEAEGADRRGDDVTALQRALDHLDRRPWSRRAARVAALCLSRLDFAVLAEPYYRRAGALDLDDLHVRAFGLVRGNHRLRAEATYQAILRRWPDDPTALRRLGAELITMMRWDEARAVADRLARTPAGEVDGLAMIGAIEHHRRRRSAAIAAYRRVLEVDPGLRRLPADPAFRRVFWAQLTEDLLATGRASEARMMLEAAPSSDRGPALQWLLGRACFQDGALDEAGRRWEAATLGDPGLADAWVDLGRLALVRGRPGEAIAPLERAAALAPGSLAAAHHLAQAHRRLGQVDRAERYQAIADRIRRGPSPGEAPEDMPPLQPPAATASPGP; from the coding sequence ATGAACACCGCCCCGACCGATGTCGAAGCCCGGCAGCCCGGGAGGGCCGCCGCCGGTCCTCCGGGCTCCCCGGGGGGGTGGTGGGCCTCGACCGCGGCGGGCCGGATCGCCCTGCTGTCGGCGCTGCTGGCCGTGACGGCCTGGAATGTCACCCGCTCCGCCGCCCTGGGCGAGGCCGAGGGGGCCGACCGGCGGGGGGATGACGTGACCGCACTCCAGCGGGCGCTGGACCACCTCGATCGCCGCCCCTGGAGTCGACGGGCGGCCCGGGTCGCCGCACTCTGCCTCAGCCGGCTCGACTTCGCCGTGCTCGCCGAGCCGTACTACCGCCGCGCCGGCGCGCTCGACCTCGACGACCTACACGTCCGGGCTTTCGGGCTGGTCCGGGGGAACCATCGGCTCCGGGCCGAGGCCACCTACCAGGCGATCCTCCGCCGGTGGCCGGACGACCCGACCGCCCTCCGCCGACTTGGCGCCGAGCTGATCACCATGATGCGCTGGGACGAGGCCCGGGCGGTGGCCGATCGCCTCGCCCGGACGCCGGCCGGCGAGGTCGACGGCCTGGCGATGATCGGGGCCATCGAGCACCATCGCCGGCGGCGATCGGCCGCGATTGCGGCCTATCGCCGCGTGCTGGAGGTCGACCCGGGGCTCCGCCGGCTGCCGGCCGACCCCGCATTCCGGCGTGTCTTCTGGGCCCAGCTGACCGAGGACCTCCTGGCGACCGGGAGGGCCTCGGAGGCGAGGATGATGCTGGAGGCCGCCCCCTCATCCGACCGCGGCCCGGCCCTCCAATGGCTCCTGGGCCGGGCCTGCTTCCAGGACGGGGCGCTCGACGAGGCCGGCCGGCGCTGGGAGGCCGCGACCCTGGGCGACCCCGGCCTGGCCGACGCCTGGGTCGACCTCGGCCGCCTGGCCCTCGTCCGGGGCCGCCCGGGGGAGGCGATCGCCCCCCTGGAGCGGGCGGCGGCGCTGGCCCCCGGGTCGCTCGCCGCCGCCCACCACCTCGCCCAGGCCCATCGACGCCTCGGGCAGGTCGATCGGGCCGAACGCTACCAGGCGATCGCCGACCGGATCCGACGCGGGCCCTCCCCCGGGGAGGCACCCGAGGACATGCCGCCGCTCCAGCCCCCCGCGGCGACGGCGTCCCCGGGGCCATGA
- a CDS encoding DUF1559 domain-containing protein, which produces MRRAHRAFTLIELLVVIAIIGVLIALLLPAVQSAREAARRMQCTNNLKQIGLALHNYIDANGAVPPITTDVRPNAVGDFELGNFLTDPYQNYSPLARLLPYLELQTVYNSVNLLVPARYGGWDNDPTYDLGANGGPVAPIQMTAITTQVSVFLCPSDPNPGTFGQLNVGGTARPVGSFNYPYNVGLNRNINGWKSNGPYYVASDWDSDCNRVITTASFTDGMSGTAIFSEWVKGPGQAGGDPGLGMVYVGPESWSNEELGPVVGDRANALLCQASTVEQWAEKGSWWLYGGTSIYSHTVTPNKKACDYANDTHQDVRGSITMVNASSYHPGGVNILFADGSVRFVKDTVDHVPYYAIATHRGGEVVSADAY; this is translated from the coding sequence ATGCGTCGAGCCCATCGCGCCTTCACGCTGATCGAGCTGCTGGTGGTCATCGCCATCATCGGCGTGCTGATCGCCCTCTTGCTGCCGGCCGTCCAGTCGGCCCGCGAGGCCGCCCGGCGGATGCAGTGCACGAACAACCTCAAGCAGATCGGCCTGGCCCTGCACAACTACATCGACGCGAACGGGGCCGTCCCGCCGATCACCACGGACGTGCGCCCTAACGCCGTCGGGGACTTCGAGCTGGGGAACTTCCTCACCGACCCGTATCAGAACTACTCGCCCCTGGCCCGGCTGCTGCCGTACCTGGAGCTCCAGACGGTCTACAACTCGGTCAACCTCCTCGTGCCGGCGCGGTACGGCGGCTGGGACAACGACCCGACGTACGACCTCGGGGCGAACGGCGGCCCCGTGGCCCCGATCCAGATGACGGCGATCACGACCCAGGTCTCCGTCTTCCTCTGCCCGTCCGATCCCAACCCCGGGACCTTCGGCCAGCTCAACGTCGGCGGCACCGCCCGGCCGGTCGGCTCGTTCAACTACCCCTACAACGTGGGCCTGAACCGGAACATCAACGGCTGGAAGTCCAACGGGCCCTACTACGTCGCCAGCGACTGGGATTCGGACTGCAACCGCGTGATCACCACGGCGAGCTTCACCGACGGCATGAGCGGCACGGCGATCTTCAGCGAGTGGGTCAAGGGGCCGGGCCAGGCCGGGGGCGACCCGGGCCTGGGGATGGTCTACGTCGGCCCCGAGTCGTGGTCCAACGAGGAGCTCGGGCCCGTCGTCGGCGACCGGGCCAACGCCCTGCTCTGCCAGGCCTCGACGGTGGAGCAGTGGGCCGAGAAGGGGTCGTGGTGGCTCTACGGCGGCACGAGCATCTACTCGCACACCGTCACGCCCAACAAGAAGGCCTGCGACTACGCCAACGACACGCACCAGGACGTGCGCGGCTCGATCACCATGGTCAACGCCAGCTCCTACCACCCGGGCGGCGTCAACATCCTCTTCGCCGACGGCTCGGTGCGATTCGTCAAGGACACCGTCGACCACGTCCCCTACTACGCGATCGCGACCCACCGGGGTGGCGAGGTCGTCAGCGCCGACGCTTACTGA
- a CDS encoding type II toxin-antitoxin system VapC family toxin, which translates to MSDAGEPEEVEEPGGPPPTPTDLVVDAVVALKWYVPEPYEAEAKRLLDPAYALHVPELFFAEVGNIIWKKARVLRPAELTVEEGREILGLLSEVPLAAHRLGPLLGSAYELATGPGRSTVYDCCYLALAVALDCRLVTADRPFYEAQRGGPHGGRLVWVSDPL; encoded by the coding sequence ATGAGCGACGCCGGGGAGCCGGAGGAGGTCGAGGAGCCCGGCGGCCCGCCCCCGACGCCGACCGACCTGGTCGTCGACGCCGTGGTGGCGCTGAAGTGGTACGTGCCCGAGCCGTACGAGGCCGAGGCCAAGCGGCTGCTCGACCCGGCCTACGCCCTGCACGTGCCGGAGCTGTTCTTCGCCGAGGTCGGCAACATCATCTGGAAGAAGGCCCGGGTGCTGAGGCCGGCGGAGCTGACGGTGGAGGAAGGGCGGGAGATCCTGGGCCTGCTGAGTGAGGTGCCGCTGGCGGCGCACCGGTTGGGCCCGCTGCTGGGGTCGGCCTACGAGCTGGCGACCGGCCCGGGCCGGTCGACGGTGTACGACTGCTGCTACCTGGCGCTGGCGGTGGCGTTGGACTGCCGGCTGGTGACGGCGGACCGGCCGTTCTACGAAGCGCAACGAGGGGGCCCGCACGGGGGCCGCCTGGTCTGGGTGTCCGACCCGCTTTGA
- a CDS encoding FitA-like ribbon-helix-helix domain-containing protein, whose translation MPDVLVRDLDDASLERLKGRARAHGRSLGAELRLILQQAARQADLATARARAEQMTRRLADRRHTDGVELLGEDRRR comes from the coding sequence ATGCCCGACGTGCTCGTCCGCGACCTCGACGACGCCTCGCTGGAGCGGCTCAAGGGCCGGGCCCGGGCCCACGGCCGCTCGCTGGGGGCCGAGCTGCGGCTGATCCTCCAGCAGGCCGCCCGCCAGGCCGACCTGGCCACGGCGCGGGCCCGGGCCGAGCAGATGACCCGCCGGCTGGCCGATCGCCGCCACACCGACGGCGTCGAGCTGCTGGGCGAGGATCGCCGGCGATGA